CACGATCGAACCGTAGTGGTTGATGTCGTAGCCTTGGAACAGGCGGGCGGGATTCTCGAGCGCGAGGATGAGCAGCACGCCTTGAACCACGCAGATTGCGACCGTGAGGTAGCGCGTGTATTGCGTGAGCTTCTGCCGACCGACGTCGCCTTCCTGCTGGAGGCGGCTGAGCTGCGGCACGACGGCAGTCATCAGCTGGAAGATGATGGACGCGCTGATGTAGGGCATGATGCCGAGCGCGCAGACGGCACCCTTGAGGAGCGCGCCGCCGGTGAACATGTTGTAGAGCCCCACGAGGGCGCCGCCACCGTTGGCGGTCTGCTCCTCGAAGAACTTGAGGAGCGGCTGCGGGTCGAGACCCGGCAGCGGGATGTGAGCGCCGACGCGTGCCACGAAGAGCAGCGACAACGTGTAGAGGATTCGCGAGCGGAGCTCGGGAATCTTCATCGAGTTCGTGAAGGCAGAAAACATGTCGGTGAGGAAAAACTGGGGCTACTGACTAGACGCAGAAAGCGGACCGGGTAACTCGGGGAGTTCCGCGGTCCGCCATCTTGAGATGCGATACAGCGCTCAGGCGACGATCGCCTGGCCGCCGGCTTTCTCGATCTTTTCCTTGGCGGAACCGGTGAACTTCGCCGCGGTGACCTTCAGCGCGCGGGTGATTTCGCCGTCGCCGAGGATCTTGAGCAGCGCGCCATCGGCGCGGATCAGGCCGGCTTTCACGAGTGCTTCGACGTTCACCTCGGTGACCGAGGCGTCGAGCTTCGCGAGATCGCCGACATTCACGACGGCGTAGCTGGTGCGGAAGTTGTAGTTGTTGAAGCCGCGGTGCGGGAGCTTGCGGTAAAGGGGCATCTGGCCGCCTTCGAAGCCGGGACGGATCGAGCCGCCCGAGCGAGCGGTCTGGCCCTTGCCGCCCTTGCCGGACGTTTTGCCGTGGCCGCCGCCTTCGCCGCAACCGACGCGCTTGCGACGGTGGGTGGCACCTTTGACGTTCTTGAGAGTGTGGAGACGCATTTTCTTGGATTCCTAAGTTTGGGTCGCCGCCCCTCGCCTACTCCGGCGAAGGGCGACTCGGATTAGTTTTTCGATCAGGCGCGAGCGGCC
This portion of the Candidatus Didemnitutus sp. genome encodes:
- the rplO gene encoding 50S ribosomal protein L15, with the protein product MRLHTLKNVKGATHRRKRVGCGEGGGHGKTSGKGGKGQTARSGGSIRPGFEGGQMPLYRKLPHRGFNNYNFRTSYAVVNVGDLAKLDASVTEVNVEALVKAGLIRADGALLKILGDGEITRALKVTAAKFTGSAKEKIEKAGGQAIVA